A genomic region of Raphanus sativus cultivar WK10039 chromosome 6, ASM80110v3, whole genome shotgun sequence contains the following coding sequences:
- the LOC108806397 gene encoding uncharacterized protein LOC108806397 gives MATGSTDSPTSRSSGVLYKLLVVFSVCIATSTYQALQPPTPKLCGSPGGPSITAPRIKLRDGRHLAYKEHGVPRDEAARKIVFVHGSDSCRHDNAFAALLSPDIKEGLGVYMVSFDRPGYGESDADPNRTPKSLALDIEELADQLSLGSKFYVIGYSMGGQATWACLKYIPHRLAGAALVTPVVNYWWKSFPSEMSKEAYDKQPRNDQWAVRVAHYAPWLTHWWNSQKWFLGSSVVTRNLGLLSKSDKEILFKIGAAGRPHEAEIRQQGTHETVIRDMIVGFGKWEFDPMELENLFPNNEGSVHLWQGDDDALVPVTLQRYVAKKLPWVRYHEIPGAGHMFPLFPGMVDNIVKTLLTNERSQELNKKTHVLSQNDS, from the exons ATGGCTACTGGATCGACAGATTCCCCTACCTCCCGCTCCTCAG GTGTTCTCTACAAGCTGCTGGTCGTGTTCTCTGTATGTATAGCTACTTCCACTTATCAAGCACTCCAGCCTCCTACTCCAAAGCTATGCGGCTCTCCCGGTGGTCCATCTATCACAGCCCCAAGAATTAAGCTTAGAGACGGAAGACACTTGGCTTACAAGGAGCATGGTGTTCCTAGAGATGAAGCTGCCCGTAAAATCGTTTTTGTTCATGGATCAGATAGTTGCAGGCACGACAATGCCTTCGCAGCTCTATTATCACCG GATATTAAGGAGGGACTAGGTGTGTATATGGTTTCGTTTGATAGACCTGGTTATGGAGAGAGTGATGCTGACCCAAACCGTACTCCCAAAAGCTTGGCTTTGGATATAGAGGAGCTTGCTGATCAGTTGAGTCTAGGATCTAAGTTCTATGTGATAGGGTACTCTATGGGTGGACAAGCTACATGGGCATGCCTTAAATACATTCCTCACAG GTTAGCTGGAGCAGCACTTGTAACACCAGTGGTGAACTATTGGTGGAAGAGCTTTCCATCAGAGATGTCAAAGGAAGCTTATGACAAACAACCGAGAAACGACCAGTGGGCGGTTCGTGTCGCACACTACGCTCCTTGGCTCACTCATTGGTGGAACTCTCAGAAGTGGTTCCTTGGGTCGAGTGTTGTGACGAGAAACCTCGGTTTGTTGTCTAAATCTGACAAAGAGATCCTCTTCAAGATTGGTGCTGCAGGGAGACCACATGAG GCAGAAATAAGACAGCAAGGAACGCACGAGACGGTGATCCGTGACATGATTGTTGGGTTTGGAAAATGGGAGTTCGATCCAATGGAGCTGGAGAACTTGTTCCCTAACAACGAGGGATCGGTTCACTTGTGGCAGGGAGATGACGACGCTCTTGTCCCTGTGACTTTACAACGTTACGTTGCTAAGAAGCTGCCATGGGTTCGTTACCATGAGATTCCTGGAGCAGGGCATATGTTCCCGCTTTTTCCTGGTATGGTTGATAACATCGTTAAGAC